A portion of the Cololabis saira isolate AMF1-May2022 chromosome 17, fColSai1.1, whole genome shotgun sequence genome contains these proteins:
- the lbx1a gene encoding transcription factor LBX1a, with amino-acid sequence MTSEAESKLLEERRRSPMDQLPPPASSNKPLTPFSIEDILNKPSMKRKRFQSPAQQFPRGAALPAAGLLSQSSPLCALEELASKTFQGLDVSVLQAAEGRDGLTIFGQRNTPKRRRKSRTAFTNHQIYELEKRFLYQKYLSPADRDQIAQQLALTNAQVITWFQNRRAKLKRDLEEMKADVESAKAAGTATLAELQCAVGGLGLEAGSRDQMPCRSPQAPHHHSSSRPASPSSPAVSQCEDRLSSRCCSEDEEIQVDE; translated from the exons ATGACCTCGGAGGCCGAGTCCAAATTACTGGAGGAGAGGAGGCGCAGCCCGATGGACCAACTTCCTCCACCAGCCAGCTCCAACAAGCCGCTCACACCCTTCAGCATCGAGGATATCCTCAACAAGCCGTCAATGAAAAGGAAACGGTTCCAGAGCCCAGCGCAGCAGTTTCCCCGCGGGGCTGCGCTGCCCGCGGCCGGGCTGCTCAGCCAGAGCTCCCCGCTGTGCGCCCTGGAGGAGCTAGCCAGCAAAACCTTCCAGGGGCTGGACGTGAGCGTCCTGCAGGCTGCTGAGG GTCGAGACGGTCTGACCATCTTCGGTCAGAGAAACACTCCTAAAAGGCGGCGGAAATCCCGCACAGCCTTTACAAACCATCAGATTTATGAGCTGGAGAAGCGTTTCCTGTATCAGAAATACCTGAGTccggcggaccgggaccagatCGCTCAGCAACTCGCGCTGACCAACGCGCAGGTCATCACCTGGTTTCAGAACCGACGGGCGAAGCTAAAGCGGGACCTGGAGGAAATGAAGGCGGACGTGGAGTCGGCCAAAGCCGCGGGGACCGCAACTTTGGCCGAGCTGCAGTGCGCGGTGGGGGGTCTGGGCTTGGAGGCGGGTTCCAGGGATCAGATGCCCTGCAGAAGCCCGCAGGCCCCGCACCACCACAGCAGCAGCCGACCGGCCTCTCCTTCCTCCCCGGCAGTGTCGCAGTGCGAGGACAGGCTGAGCAGCCGGTGCTGCTCCGAGGATGAAGAGATCCAAGTGGACGAATAA